The following proteins are co-located in the Methanomassiliicoccales archaeon genome:
- a CDS encoding ArsR family transcriptional regulator: MSKKDDTLVELLINTGMPKNVAKTLAFLRKKDETTSVEIEISTALRQPEVSIAMQELRRRKWVTKRDIKKEGKGRPVHAYKLAIPFEKIVEALEKEERKRIERIEANIEALKNVIQSEQA; encoded by the coding sequence TTGAGTAAAAAGGACGATACCCTGGTGGAGTTGCTGATAAACACCGGGATGCCAAAGAATGTGGCCAAAACATTAGCATTTTTGCGAAAGAAGGATGAGACAACCTCAGTGGAGATAGAAATATCGACAGCCTTGCGCCAGCCTGAGGTATCCATAGCTATGCAGGAGCTGCGTCGGCGCAAATGGGTCACAAAGCGCGATATAAAGAAGGAAGGAAAAGGACGACCAGTACATGCCTACAAGCTTGCCATACCTTTTGAAAAGATCGTTGAGGCATTGGAAAAGGAGGAAAGGAAGAGAATTGAGCGCATCGAGGCCAACATCGAAGCGCTCAAAAATGTGATTCAAAGTGAGCAGGCCTAG
- a CDS encoding ATP-binding protein, whose product MFKGPIKVLVIIAKEDLRKHMLDIISRSPIVKMEPTMAVTFNEGANLATQDKFGVALVDLDLPDCAGLDALVRLREKAPRLPITILTNSLDESAMAKARQLGAQNHAIIGHFDEVSLPSFLLCAMERQTADEMNKTLKVVNSILRHDVLNNLTVIGGSLEIFKMKRDEKFLNSAINAVDRSVDLIKKMKEVENVISPKEMKKIDLRMVLEELVKKYSGSTTRFFLSGEGSVLADDALPSVFDNIIINALLHSNTDEVRIDITDRISEGICEVRIADKGIGIPDEIKAKIWQEGFKYGKSGQSGLGLFIVRKVVERYGGSVNVVDNIPKGTIFIVRLHRWEENK is encoded by the coding sequence ATGTTCAAAGGCCCCATTAAGGTTCTGGTAATCATTGCCAAAGAGGATTTGCGAAAGCATATGCTGGATATAATCTCGCGTTCTCCTATAGTGAAGATGGAACCTACCATGGCAGTTACCTTCAATGAAGGCGCGAACTTGGCCACCCAGGATAAATTCGGAGTGGCTCTTGTGGACCTTGATCTTCCAGATTGCGCGGGGCTAGATGCTTTAGTAAGGCTGAGGGAGAAGGCTCCACGACTTCCCATCACTATACTAACGAATTCTTTGGATGAAAGTGCAATGGCAAAGGCGAGACAACTTGGGGCTCAGAATCACGCCATAATCGGTCATTTCGATGAGGTGTCTCTGCCAAGTTTCCTTCTGTGCGCTATGGAACGTCAAACGGCAGATGAAATGAATAAGACGTTGAAGGTCGTGAACAGCATTCTTCGCCATGATGTGCTGAATAATCTTACCGTAATTGGTGGGTCCTTGGAAATTTTCAAAATGAAAAGAGATGAGAAGTTCCTCAACTCCGCCATTAATGCAGTGGATAGATCAGTTGACCTCATCAAGAAGATGAAGGAAGTGGAGAACGTAATCTCTCCCAAAGAGATGAAAAAAATAGATCTACGGATGGTACTGGAAGAGTTGGTGAAAAAATATTCAGGCAGTACCACTCGCTTTTTCTTATCAGGGGAAGGGAGCGTTTTGGCGGATGATGCGTTACCTTCCGTCTTCGATAACATCATCATAAACGCCCTGTTGCATTCCAACACAGATGAGGTGAGAATCGATATAACAGACCGTATTTCTGAAGGGATATGCGAGGTCCGTATCGCGGATAAGGGTATCGGCATTCCCGATGAAATAAAAGCAAAGATCTGGCAGGAGGGTTTCAAGTACGGGAAGAGCGGTCAATCCGGTCTAGGCCTATTCATCGTGCGCAAAGTGGTGGAGAGGTATGGGGGCTCTGTGAACGTGGTTGACAACATCCCCAAAGGCACTATCTTCATTGTTCGATTGCACCGATGGGAGGAGAACAAATAA
- a CDS encoding 30S ribosomal protein S27e, translating to MVHTGNFVKVKCPDCQNEQIAFKRPSTPVTCHVCGSTLIRPRGGNGAFKGQLIEVVD from the coding sequence ATGGTCCACACAGGTAATTTTGTCAAGGTCAAGTGCCCCGACTGCCAGAATGAGCAGATCGCATTCAAGCGACCATCCACTCCCGTTACGTGCCATGTTTGCGGCTCCACTCTAATACGCCCTCGAGGTGGCAACGGAGCCTTCAAGGGACAACTCATTGAGGTGGTAGACTAA
- a CDS encoding creatininase family protein produces MRAEELTAAEFADIVKKSPVAFMPFGAMEAHGPHLPLGTDSLQPEALCNALAKRLGGIVFPTISYGHHSSTRNMPGTIAISYDTLRSLTKDVLESLERNGITRMVLVSGHAGTLHMAAIRNAAEEFVRRSRAKVMVLSDYDIASMFPMSENREWPDGHGGMIETSRIMAIRPDLVRKQRPRGRFYDKGYMIVPDPETCMPEGMVGDTTEASAELGERVNSFILERLAELVERNLMR; encoded by the coding sequence ATGCGCGCTGAGGAGCTTACTGCCGCGGAGTTCGCCGACATAGTTAAGAAGTCACCCGTGGCCTTTATGCCGTTTGGGGCCATGGAAGCACATGGACCTCATCTGCCTCTGGGTACAGATAGTCTACAGCCAGAGGCCCTATGCAACGCCTTGGCTAAAAGATTAGGAGGAATCGTATTCCCTACCATAAGCTATGGCCATCACTCCTCCACGCGCAATATGCCAGGGACTATTGCCATTAGCTATGATACTTTGAGATCCTTGACCAAGGATGTACTCGAGTCATTAGAAAGGAACGGCATTACACGGATGGTCTTGGTTAGCGGTCACGCAGGCACGCTTCATATGGCAGCAATCAGAAACGCGGCTGAGGAGTTCGTGCGCCGCTCAAGGGCGAAAGTTATGGTCCTTAGTGACTATGATATCGCTTCTATGTTCCCCATGAGCGAGAATAGAGAGTGGCCAGATGGACATGGGGGCATGATCGAGACCTCAAGGATAATGGCCATCCGCCCGGATCTGGTCAGGAAGCAACGACCGAGAGGGCGCTTCTACGATAAAGGATATATGATCGTCCCTGACCCTGAGACCTGCATGCCCGAAGGCATGGTAGGAGATACCACCGAGGCCAGCGCTGAGCTAGGGGAAAGAGTGAATTCTTTCATCCTAGAGAGGTTGGCAGAACTTGTAGAGCGTAATCTGATGAGGTGA
- a CDS encoding translation initiation factor IF-2 subunit alpha — translation MRKAPEFPEEGELVVCTVQNVKNFGAFVTLDEYGGKEGFVHVRDVATGWVKYIRDYIREGQKVVCKVLGVDPSKGHIDLSLKSVNEHQRREKIQQWKNETKAEKLLEIVAERLGITLDQAYERFADELIEKFGSLYNAFEQCSANEKTLEESGLSGPWTKVFIEVAKDNVTPPFVQISGVLELKCPASDGVEKIKSSILKGLERGKDRINVQYIGAPRYRIIVTAPDYKSAEEELRQVTGTIIESIKACGGEGEFHREAK, via the coding sequence ATGCGTAAGGCCCCAGAGTTCCCTGAAGAAGGCGAATTGGTTGTCTGTACCGTGCAGAACGTGAAGAACTTTGGGGCATTCGTTACTCTAGATGAGTATGGGGGAAAAGAAGGCTTCGTCCATGTAAGGGATGTGGCCACTGGATGGGTAAAATACATTCGCGATTACATAAGAGAAGGGCAGAAAGTCGTTTGCAAAGTCCTGGGCGTCGATCCATCGAAGGGACACATAGACCTTTCATTGAAATCGGTGAATGAGCATCAAAGGCGCGAGAAGATACAACAGTGGAAGAACGAGACCAAAGCGGAGAAGTTGCTGGAGATAGTGGCTGAACGCTTGGGAATCACCTTAGATCAAGCTTATGAGAGGTTCGCGGATGAGCTGATAGAAAAGTTTGGGAGCCTCTATAACGCCTTTGAGCAGTGCTCTGCCAACGAAAAGACCCTGGAGGAGAGTGGACTATCAGGCCCTTGGACGAAAGTGTTCATCGAGGTAGCAAAAGACAATGTGACGCCACCGTTCGTGCAAATCTCAGGTGTATTGGAGCTGAAGTGCCCTGCCTCGGATGGAGTAGAGAAGATTAAGAGTTCCATTTTAAAGGGATTAGAAAGGGGCAAGGATCGCATCAACGTGCAGTACATTGGCGCACCTCGATACCGCATAATCGTAACCGCGCCGGATTACAAATCGGCGGAGGAAGAATTGCGCCAGGTGACTGGGACGATTATCGAGAGCATTAAAGCGTGTGGCGGAGAGGGCGAATTTCACCGGGAGGCGAAATAG
- the rpiA gene encoding ribose-5-phosphate isomerase RpiA, with protein sequence MDKKRAAAEKAVSMIKDGMIIGLGTGSTAAHAIELIGRRVAEGLSIVGIPTSTTTESLAKEAGIPLVSLDEVEKVDLTIDGADEVDPNLDLIKGMGGALLREKVVAFASTEEVIIVDDSKLVEVLGTKSPLPVEVVPFGHRKTAKALEALGCKAALKGGDRPFITDNGNLIYECKFRSIDDPKMLEAKIHLIPGVVECGLFLNLATKVVIASEKGTEVRSRSNLPRPAHFESHF encoded by the coding sequence TTGGACAAGAAGAGGGCAGCGGCAGAGAAGGCAGTATCGATGATCAAGGACGGCATGATCATAGGTTTAGGGACCGGCAGCACCGCGGCTCACGCCATCGAGTTGATAGGGAGGAGGGTGGCAGAGGGGCTGAGTATTGTGGGCATTCCTACCTCGACCACCACGGAATCTCTGGCCAAGGAGGCAGGGATTCCTTTGGTCTCGCTGGATGAGGTGGAGAAAGTAGACCTCACCATAGATGGAGCAGATGAGGTGGATCCGAATTTGGACCTGATCAAGGGCATGGGTGGCGCTCTGCTGAGGGAAAAAGTAGTGGCCTTTGCTTCGACTGAAGAGGTTATTATCGTTGACGATTCAAAACTGGTGGAAGTACTGGGAACCAAGTCCCCTCTTCCTGTGGAGGTCGTGCCTTTTGGTCACAGGAAAACAGCTAAAGCCTTAGAGGCTTTAGGATGCAAAGCTGCTCTAAAAGGAGGGGACCGCCCCTTCATCACCGACAATGGTAATCTGATTTATGAGTGCAAATTCCGGAGTATAGATGATCCAAAAATGTTAGAGGCTAAGATTCACCTTATCCCTGGTGTGGTAGAGTGCGGCTTGTTCCTGAATTTGGCGACTAAAGTGGTGATAGCCTCAGAGAAAGGCACGGAGGTGCGGTCTAGAAGCAACTTGCCTAGGCCTGCTCACTTTGAATCACATTTTTGA
- a CDS encoding amidohydrolase family protein, with translation MKSLLIKNGMVVTQNPKRHVFRGDILIEKGKLAKVGKVNESADQVIDASGDIVLPGLINTHTHVAMAIMRGIADDMPFDQFLEKVFAADAKREAKDIDIGARLGCLELIRSGTTTFVDLYYSEDIIAKVVENSGLRGVLCWAVLDQRFTTQKGVPLQNCKHFHASHKGKEKIIPGVGLQGVYVCSEETFMASKEFALAQGALLHFHLSETRKEVYEHKEATGRRPAEWLESIGFLGPQCLAAHCAWLTVNEVKALARSKTSIASCPVSNMKLATGGVAPIPEMLAEGVNVSLGTDGCSTNNSLDLLGEMKTLCLLQKSSRWDPTVCSAQQVLDFTTINAAKAIGMGDELGSIEVGKRADIIILDGKAPNLRPLNEWNVISNIVYSTHAGNVKTSICGGEILMLDRKIMTLDEERILEDSQAMANELLERC, from the coding sequence ATGAAGAGTCTGCTCATCAAGAACGGCATGGTGGTTACTCAGAACCCTAAGCGACACGTCTTCCGCGGAGACATCCTCATCGAGAAAGGAAAGTTGGCTAAAGTGGGGAAGGTGAATGAATCAGCTGATCAGGTAATCGATGCCAGCGGAGATATAGTCCTGCCTGGCCTGATAAACACTCATACCCATGTGGCCATGGCCATCATGAGAGGCATAGCGGATGATATGCCTTTCGACCAATTCCTGGAAAAGGTCTTTGCAGCTGATGCGAAGAGAGAAGCGAAGGATATTGACATTGGCGCTAGATTGGGATGTCTGGAGTTGATCCGTTCTGGCACTACCACATTTGTGGATTTGTACTACTCGGAGGATATTATAGCGAAGGTGGTGGAAAATTCGGGTCTCAGGGGGGTTCTTTGCTGGGCAGTGTTGGATCAGAGATTCACCACCCAGAAAGGAGTGCCTTTGCAGAACTGCAAGCACTTCCACGCTTCACATAAAGGGAAGGAGAAAATAATCCCCGGTGTGGGGCTGCAAGGAGTCTACGTTTGCTCGGAAGAGACTTTCATGGCCTCAAAAGAATTCGCTTTAGCGCAGGGAGCACTGCTGCATTTCCATTTATCTGAGACTAGGAAAGAGGTTTATGAGCATAAGGAGGCGACAGGGAGGAGACCAGCAGAATGGCTTGAAAGCATAGGCTTCCTTGGTCCACAGTGCCTAGCAGCTCATTGTGCTTGGTTGACGGTGAATGAGGTGAAGGCGCTAGCACGTTCCAAGACTTCTATAGCCTCTTGTCCGGTCAGTAATATGAAGCTAGCTACCGGGGGCGTAGCGCCCATTCCGGAGATGCTCGCAGAAGGTGTGAACGTTTCATTAGGAACAGATGGGTGCAGCACCAACAACAGCCTGGACTTGCTTGGGGAAATGAAAACCCTGTGCTTGTTGCAGAAATCTAGTCGTTGGGATCCAACCGTTTGCAGCGCGCAACAAGTCCTCGACTTCACCACTATAAATGCTGCCAAGGCCATCGGTATGGGAGATGAGCTCGGCTCCATCGAAGTGGGGAAGAGAGCGGACATAATTATATTGGATGGAAAAGCTCCGAATCTCCGTCCTTTGAATGAATGGAATGTGATATCCAATATCGTTTATTCCACACATGCGGGTAATGTGAAAACTAGCATTTGCGGGGGCGAAATCTTGATGCTGGATCGCAAAATCATGACTTTAGATGAAGAGAGAATCTTGGAAGATTCTCAGGCTATGGCCAACGAGCTCTTGGAACGTTGCTAG
- a CDS encoding MBL fold metallo-hydrolase — MTKIIFLGTGGGRFATVYQVRRTGGIYLEDGARIHLDPGPGACLAMRNMRLDPSRTDAVIISHCHPDHYGDAEIILEGMTSCSFTRRGLLAGSRSAILGTSDFGPAISRYHRSIIPEIKAMLPGDELEIKGVRLKATRTAHTDPDGIGFRFLTTKGVVCYVGDTELQNEILDEHKGARVLIMNVTTPLHSRVRYHLCTEDAAEMARVIKPELAVITHFGSKMVHDGPEYQRRYVEEESGVRTIAAEDFMTLHLNQRISLRRMKAVKASG; from the coding sequence ATGACAAAGATTATATTCTTGGGGACAGGGGGAGGACGATTCGCTACCGTTTACCAGGTGCGTCGCACCGGCGGAATATATCTAGAAGATGGGGCTCGGATACACCTCGACCCTGGGCCAGGAGCGTGCTTGGCCATGCGGAATATGCGCCTGGACCCTTCACGGACAGATGCCGTGATCATATCCCATTGTCATCCAGACCACTATGGGGACGCTGAGATAATCCTGGAGGGCATGACTTCATGCTCCTTCACCAGGAGAGGGTTGTTGGCAGGAAGCAGGAGCGCGATATTAGGTACAAGCGACTTTGGCCCTGCCATTTCTCGCTATCATCGTAGTATTATACCTGAAATTAAGGCCATGCTCCCTGGAGATGAGTTAGAGATAAAAGGGGTGCGCCTAAAAGCCACTCGCACTGCGCACACCGACCCTGATGGCATTGGCTTTCGCTTCTTGACCACCAAAGGCGTTGTTTGCTATGTGGGTGATACTGAGCTCCAGAATGAGATACTAGATGAGCATAAGGGCGCCAGGGTGCTGATCATGAATGTGACAACGCCTTTGCACTCGAGGGTCAGGTATCATTTGTGCACCGAAGATGCGGCAGAGATGGCAAGGGTGATCAAACCAGAGCTGGCAGTGATTACTCATTTTGGCTCTAAGATGGTGCATGATGGCCCCGAATATCAAAGACGATACGTGGAAGAGGAATCGGGGGTTAGAACCATAGCCGCGGAGGATTTCATGACTCTGCATTTAAACCAACGCATCTCGTTGCGCAGAATGAAGGCCGTTAAAGCATCTGGATAA
- a CDS encoding 50S ribosomal protein L44e, with translation MKMPRNIDTYCPFCKTHNEHEVERVKKKKASELKWGQRRFRRATSGYGGFPRPKPEGREKPTKRIALRYRCKKCKKAHQKPCFRAKKFELTE, from the coding sequence ATGAAGATGCCCAGGAACATCGACACCTATTGCCCATTTTGCAAAACGCACAATGAGCATGAGGTGGAGAGGGTAAAGAAGAAGAAAGCCAGCGAGCTGAAGTGGGGGCAGAGGCGCTTCCGTCGTGCCACCTCTGGATATGGAGGCTTTCCCAGGCCCAAGCCTGAAGGCCGCGAGAAGCCAACCAAGCGTATAGCCCTGCGCTATCGCTGTAAGAAGTGCAAGAAAGCGCACCAGAAGCCATGCTTCCGGGCTAAGAAGTTCGAGCTCACGGAGTGA
- a CDS encoding RNA-protein complex protein Nop10 — translation MKTSFRKCPKCQEYSLDERCGRCGVATVVPVPPRYSPEDRYGEYRRRLKREAGEIDGKY, via the coding sequence ATGAAGACCTCGTTTAGAAAGTGCCCTAAATGCCAGGAGTACTCTTTGGACGAGAGGTGCGGCAGATGCGGTGTGGCGACAGTGGTGCCGGTTCCTCCGCGCTACTCTCCTGAGGATCGCTATGGCGAGTACAGAAGAAGGCTGAAGAGGGAGGCAGGTGAAATCGATGGAAAATATTAG
- a CDS encoding HD domain-containing protein: MRRDDALALIRSYARQESNIKHMLAVGAIMRRMAHRLGENEEEWEVTGILHDIDFEIC; encoded by the coding sequence TTGAGGCGAGATGATGCTTTGGCCCTAATACGCTCATACGCCAGACAAGAGAGTAACATAAAGCATATGCTAGCAGTTGGGGCGATAATGAGGAGAATGGCACATCGGTTGGGAGAAAATGAGGAGGAATGGGAGGTTACGGGCATCTTGCATGACATCGATTTCGAGATTTGCTGA
- a CDS encoding methylamine methyltransferase corrinoid protein reductive activase, giving the protein MEEFGIALDIGTSGTRAHALDLKTGKILSTAITVRHPVPGMNVMDHLTFCIEVDKDLASRLLIDTANQLMGMLGVDLKKVKRLAICGNPIQLSIFQNMEIRDLAFAGERALKVRGVELQKRDAKVIKAADLGLAVNPEADLFVPPAIKHEIGADALAMMVKSGLLERKENCLVTDYGTNAEMALKVGDEIYTGSAAAGPAIEGQHIRSGMLASPGAISDFDFQFQWRNKVLDETLMVQEGDLVDPSTGVVVEEGAMHGKALGITGTGVIAAIALGMETNLIKTPNILTNDGALHFMDGIDLSQHDFQEAAKTFGAMRAGHFTLLEHAGIKFEELDSMYMSGASGTYVDALKAQKVGLIPPSFNTIYQVGNTSLALATDIVRDPEWMDRLQSIANGIRSNHVMFATDKVFEHIFIQELAYWQEGMPIEAYNMMLRMEGIQELPSKIKRGKVVKLVQRDIPVLGDKGLKILRDIGVRIEGSFSGCNGCKRCLKECPERAISMEKFNGGFHICISSDLCGGTACLRCEQVCPEKVFRFKELKISK; this is encoded by the coding sequence TTGGAGGAGTTTGGAATAGCTTTGGACATAGGAACGAGCGGGACGAGGGCGCATGCACTAGACCTCAAGACAGGAAAGATCCTTTCCACCGCCATCACCGTGAGGCATCCCGTCCCTGGCATGAACGTGATGGATCATCTAACCTTTTGCATCGAGGTAGATAAGGATCTGGCTAGCAGGCTTTTGATAGATACCGCAAATCAACTTATGGGTATGCTGGGCGTCGATTTGAAAAAGGTGAAACGCCTGGCTATATGCGGAAACCCTATCCAGCTATCCATCTTTCAGAATATGGAGATAAGGGATTTGGCTTTTGCAGGAGAGAGAGCTCTAAAGGTAAGAGGCGTGGAGCTGCAAAAGCGAGACGCCAAGGTAATCAAGGCGGCAGATCTAGGCCTGGCCGTGAACCCTGAGGCTGATCTATTCGTGCCTCCTGCCATCAAACACGAAATTGGCGCAGACGCCCTAGCCATGATGGTTAAAAGTGGTCTCCTCGAAAGAAAGGAGAACTGCCTGGTGACAGACTATGGCACAAACGCAGAGATGGCGCTCAAAGTCGGGGATGAGATTTATACAGGCTCGGCAGCTGCTGGGCCAGCCATCGAGGGTCAGCACATAAGAAGCGGAATGCTTGCTTCTCCTGGAGCCATTTCCGATTTCGATTTCCAGTTCCAATGGCGCAACAAAGTCTTGGATGAGACGTTGATGGTGCAGGAAGGGGACCTGGTCGATCCAAGTACAGGTGTGGTGGTAGAGGAGGGGGCGATGCACGGGAAGGCCTTGGGGATTACGGGAACAGGAGTGATAGCCGCTATCGCCCTGGGTATGGAGACCAACTTAATAAAAACGCCTAATATATTAACCAATGATGGCGCCCTTCATTTCATGGATGGCATTGATCTTAGCCAACACGATTTTCAAGAGGCGGCAAAGACGTTTGGGGCTATGCGCGCGGGCCATTTCACCTTGTTAGAGCATGCCGGAATCAAGTTCGAAGAACTGGACAGCATGTATATGTCCGGAGCTTCAGGCACCTATGTGGATGCACTTAAAGCGCAAAAAGTAGGCCTCATACCTCCATCGTTCAATACTATATACCAAGTGGGCAACACCTCATTGGCCCTTGCCACTGATATTGTCCGGGACCCTGAGTGGATGGACAGACTACAAAGCATCGCCAACGGAATTCGCTCTAATCATGTTATGTTTGCTACCGATAAGGTATTCGAGCACATTTTCATTCAAGAATTGGCGTATTGGCAGGAAGGAATGCCGATTGAAGCCTACAACATGATGCTGCGCATGGAAGGGATACAAGAGCTCCCTTCGAAAATAAAGAGAGGTAAAGTGGTGAAGCTTGTCCAGCGAGATATTCCTGTACTAGGGGACAAGGGCTTGAAGATACTTCGCGACATTGGAGTTAGGATCGAAGGGTCTTTCTCTGGCTGTAATGGATGTAAGCGCTGCCTGAAAGAATGCCCAGAACGGGCCATAAGTATGGAGAAATTCAATGGTGGCTTTCACATATGCATATCCTCAGATTTATGTGGGGGAACTGCCTGCCTGCGCTGCGAGCAAGTTTGTCCAGAGAAGGTTTTCCGTTTCAAAGAGCTTAAAATTAGCAAATAG
- a CDS encoding GTP-binding protein, which produces MIVCQIAGFLGSGKTTLMIRLGKELNRAGKKVAIIVNEVGEVGVDGTLIDAYGLHAVEITEGCICCSLSGSLQNTLRIVAKEFSPDFILIEPTGLALPNKVNGIIRVSMVETERNVSVALVDAFRADALFKETRAFFARQISGVDVVAVNKIDLVSEERLKQIEALVRELAPEAKIARISARKGQGVNELMKALGVV; this is translated from the coding sequence ATGATCGTTTGTCAGATAGCAGGTTTCCTTGGCTCAGGCAAAACAACACTCATGATTCGCTTGGGTAAGGAGCTCAATCGGGCGGGGAAAAAGGTCGCTATAATCGTAAATGAAGTAGGCGAGGTAGGAGTGGATGGGACGTTAATCGATGCCTACGGCCTTCACGCAGTGGAGATCACTGAGGGATGTATTTGCTGCTCTTTATCTGGAAGCCTGCAGAACACCTTGAGGATAGTGGCTAAGGAATTCTCGCCCGATTTCATTCTGATAGAGCCCACGGGGTTGGCTCTGCCAAATAAAGTGAACGGTATAATCCGAGTCTCTATGGTGGAGACAGAGAGAAATGTCTCAGTGGCGCTGGTAGATGCTTTCAGGGCGGACGCCCTTTTTAAGGAGACCAGAGCTTTCTTCGCTAGGCAGATATCAGGGGTGGACGTAGTCGCGGTCAATAAAATCGATCTGGTGAGCGAAGAGAGGTTGAAGCAGATCGAAGCGCTTGTGAGAGAACTGGCTCCCGAGGCTAAGATAGCACGCATCTCCGCCCGCAAAGGACAGGGCGTGAATGAGCTTATGAAGGCTTTAGGGGTGGTTTGA
- a CDS encoding ribbon-helix-helix domain-containing protein codes for MEGDDLEKVTLRLPARYIRALDFLVKVDDFPSRSEAIRAAIRDFTYQRVEMVMEKVKKMEEAERTLAAMEEFEQQYLKK; via the coding sequence ATGGAAGGAGACGATCTGGAGAAGGTCACATTACGCCTGCCTGCTAGGTACATTAGGGCTCTCGATTTCCTGGTAAAGGTGGACGATTTCCCTTCTAGATCGGAAGCCATCAGGGCGGCCATCCGCGACTTCACCTACCAGCGAGTGGAGATGGTGATGGAAAAGGTGAAGAAAATGGAGGAGGCGGAAAGGACCTTGGCAGCGATGGAGGAGTTCGAACAGCAATATCTTAAGAAATGA
- a CDS encoding proteasome assembly chaperone family protein, whose amino-acid sequence MENIRIVYYEEPKLQSPVLVEGLPGVGNVGKLAAEHMVEQVKAVKFADIYSKYFPPQVLLDDEGVVRLVSNSLYYYKGKGKRPDIIFLTGDYQGLTPEGQYELSAFIIDLVRKWNVSRIYTLGGYGIGKMVEKPRVLGAATDKEMVEEMKAKGVIFSKGEPGSGIVGASGLLLGLGKIEGIKAVCLMGETSGYFVDPKGAEAVLRILASILGVELDFTELESKAEQIDLITSRLKELETPQEPKREDLGYIG is encoded by the coding sequence ATGGAAAATATTAGAATTGTATACTATGAGGAGCCGAAGCTTCAATCGCCCGTCCTGGTTGAGGGGTTACCGGGCGTTGGCAACGTTGGAAAACTGGCTGCGGAACATATGGTGGAACAGGTGAAGGCTGTCAAGTTCGCTGATATTTACTCCAAGTATTTCCCTCCCCAGGTGCTACTGGACGATGAAGGGGTGGTGAGACTCGTCTCCAACTCGCTTTACTATTATAAAGGAAAAGGGAAGCGGCCTGACATCATATTCTTAACGGGTGATTATCAAGGCCTCACCCCAGAAGGTCAGTATGAGCTTTCTGCCTTTATTATCGACCTGGTGCGAAAATGGAATGTCAGCCGCATTTACACTTTAGGAGGCTACGGCATAGGAAAGATGGTGGAGAAGCCTCGCGTGCTTGGTGCCGCCACCGACAAAGAAATGGTGGAGGAGATGAAGGCTAAGGGAGTGATCTTTTCCAAGGGCGAGCCAGGCAGCGGAATAGTAGGAGCCAGCGGATTGCTCCTTGGCTTAGGAAAGATAGAGGGCATAAAAGCTGTATGCTTAATGGGTGAGACCTCCGGCTATTTTGTAGACCCGAAGGGGGCAGAGGCAGTGCTGCGCATACTCGCCTCGATACTGGGGGTGGAGCTTGACTTTACAGAGTTGGAGAGCAAGGCGGAGCAGATTGACCTCATAACCTCGAGGCTCAAAGAGCTGGAGACCCCGCAAGAGCCTAAGAGAGAAGACCTCGGCTATATCGGATGA